Within the Equus przewalskii isolate Varuska chromosome 1, EquPr2, whole genome shotgun sequence genome, the region TCCCCTACAGCCAGGATTTTCACAAGCAGCATTTTTATCCCTCCTGCCTTCTGACATCTGAGCTCCAAGCTCTAAACCCAGCCTGTATTATAGAAGCAAGTTACCTTTATTTTAACTTACATTTGGTATTCTGTACTTAGTCACCTTTCCATGTGATTTGCAATGAAATGTTGTAAACTTGACTTGGTCagtatttccattaaaatatcaGGGCTaatgttgtgtatatatttttcttcctgatgATTTTATAGACAAGGACTCCCTGGCAATCCTAGCAGGGAAGAAAAGCAGCCAATGGACTATAAGGGTAATGTGAGACTGAAATCGGTGGTGTTTCTGGCATTATGGCGTCTCCAAACTCTTCAGTCTTGTGTGGTGAAATGTTATTCTCTTAGGATCTTGAATGCTATGCTGTGATCTGCCATCTCAAAACAAAATCTTTCCAGAGTTTCTGGTGATGTGCGACAATTAGGTACACACTTAAAATACATTGTAGAGGAAGCAGGTTACTAGATGCAAAGCCCTCTCTATTTATCACTGTGTCTGCCGATCAGTTTGGAAGCACCGCTCCCTGGCGCTCTTTCCATGTTAAGCAGAGAGGTTTTTGGAGGTAGTCAGATCCAGAGGTCGGGCTGAGACTGGAGGGCAAGGGGGTACCCGCTGCGTGCTTCTGAGGCTGGGTGACCTGCGTTTGCAGCAGCCGAGGCTTCTGCCCGTCGTGTCTAATATTCCTCTGTCTCTGGCCCGGGCCTTTCGGAGAATCTAAGCGTCCAACTTCCCATTTTATGTAGGGATTTGCCCAGTGGCCACCAGCTCggacaagatagaggaagacctCCGCAGCGCGGCTTTTAGCTTTCAGCTCCCTGCTCAAAGTTCACAGCGGCGGAGTTTCAGAGAGCCGCTGGTGTTCCAAGAAAAGCTGCCCGGGGCTGGAAGGCGCCGGAACCTTTGGTTCCAGGCCGTGGACCGCGCCGGCAGCGCCGGCGGCCTTCCGGGGAGAAGAGCGGGCGCCCGGCGATGGCAATGGCGGCGGCGCCGGCGCTGAAGCACTGGCGCACTACGCTGGAGCGGGTGGAGAAATTCGTGTCGCCGCTCTACTTTACCGACTGTAACCTCCGCGGCAGGTGTGGCCCTCACGCCTGGGGCGCCAGCGGGCCGCATTCGCGCGCCTCAGCCTTCCTTTCCGGGGGGAAACTCAAGCTGCGGCCACCAGGGCTGAGGGACAGAGTGCCCGCGGCGGACAGGCCAGGGGCCCgagaggaggggttgggggggtgCTGTGGTGTGGGGCGGCCCTCTCGGCGGTGGATCAAGGGAACGTGTGTCCCCACCCGCCGGCTGGCCTACGGGCGGAAAGGGGGCGGCTTCGAGCGTGCCCACCGGCCCCTCCCACCCAGGCTCTTCGGGGACAGCTGCCCGGTGGCCGCGCTCTCCAGTTTCTTGACGCCGGAGAGGCTTCCCTACCAGGAGGCCGTCCAGCAAGACTTCCGCCCCGCGCAGGTCGGCGACAGCTTCGGACCCACGTGGGTAACGCTCAGAGGGAGGGCGGAGCCAGCGGGCCAAAGGGAGGGTCACCCTCCCGGCTTGCTCACATCCCCGAGGGCCACACCTCCAATGTCGGCCCTCTGCCCTGGACCTAAGCCTCTTGGGGCAGAGCAGCACCCTCTGCTGGGAACAGCTCCCTGGTCCCTCAGTCTTCATGGGAGTTTTCATTCCCCCCCTCTCCCAGTCCCTGGACTCCCCTTAGGAAGGACACTCTAGGACGGATCACGGACCCCTGACAACTGTGCCTCTTTTCCTCACCTTGCTGCACATCCCGTTACTCCTATCTTGTGGATCAAAGCCGAATGTCTTGTGATGCTGCAGATGCTTGGAGAAAGTCTCAAGCCCCTGCTAACCTTTAATCCAAGGAAATATGTCAAAAGGACAGAGCTTCAATCCCTAGGCCCATCTCAGTGGCTCTCTTGCAGATGGTGGACCTGTTGGTTCCGAGTGGAGCTGACTATCCCGGAAGCATGGGTGGGTCAGGAAGTTCACCTTCGCTGGGAAAGTGATGGAGAAGGCCTGGTGTGGCGCGATGGGGAACCTGTCCAGGTGAGGAGCCCTCTCCTAGGGACAGGTATGGTCGCATTTCAGCCCTGGTCTCTGGAGAAGCCACAGCTGAGTGGTTCTGCCTCAGGGTGGTATCAGAATTTCAGGAAATGGGGAAGTTGCCGCTTGGGCCCCTGTATAACTGGTCCCTCTCATACTGGGACGTCAAATGGATAGCTGATGAGTCTCAACGTAATTTGTGCTAGACCAGCCCTGCCACTGACTGACCACATTACCATTCTGGGCTGGAAATAGTTACTAATCAAATATAGTAATATTGAGTACAACAGATGCATTTATTAACTCTACTAGGTGCCAGGTGCCAGACTAGTGGCTTTGCAGGAcatatcactttttatttttagttcttaatAAACTAagttttattatatgtaatatatgctTATAGGGGGAAACTTTCAAACAGTTCTGgataatataaagtaaaaatttggggctggcccgatggtgcagcggttaagttcgcacgttctgcttcggtggctcggggtttgctggtttggatcccaggtgcagacatggcaccgcttggcaagccatgctgtggcaggcgtcccacatataaagtaaaggcagatgggcacggatgttagctcaggaccagttttcctcagcaaaaagacgaggattggcagcagatgttagctcagggctaatcttcctcaaaaaaaaaaaagtaaaaatttaggTCCTCTTCCCCTGAAGGAATGGATCTCTCCTTACCGCCTCAACCCCAATTCTCCAGATATAACCACTATTAAATGTCTTGTTTATCTATCCAACTATATcacatttaatctttttaatccTATATGGTGAGTCTTTACGCCcatttacagattaagaaactgagttATGTAGAGGTTAGTTCACTTGCTCAGGTTCACACAGCTTCCATTCCAATTGGACTAACTCACAGTCTCAGGTTAGGACTGTTCCTCCTGTATGGACAGATGGcaaccccctccctccctcattagccccctccctcccttggcTCAGCAAATGTCTCCTGAGTGCCCTGTACTAAGCACTGAGGACAAAGCAGAGAATGAGGCCAACTTGTCCCTGACTTGACTTCATAGAGTTTCCCTTCAGATACTTATTCAGGGGTACAGAGTTCACCAGAAGCCACACCCAGATCTCCTGATGCCTGCCCAAGACCCTTCCCATAAGACCAGAGGCTTTTCTGCTGATAAACAGATGCCATTTGGTGGTCATGGCACTGGCTGCCAGGGGGTTGGGGCCCTGCTTCCAGGGTTCCCTGATTTGTCAATCTTGCCCTTGCCTGGGAGAGAGGAGCCAGAGCTGGGGACCCAGAGTATAAGCCTCCCTCAGCTTATACTTCACCTGAACTGTCCAAAAGCCTCAGGCCTTGTGTTTTTCACTCCATTCCCCACCAGGGTTTGACCAAAGAGGGGGAGAAGACCAGCTATGTCCTGACTGACAGGCTGGGGGAAGGAGACCCCCGGAGGTGAGTGAGTCCCTGTGCCCTGGTTGACCagtgctgtgggggagggggcaccaGTGGGTGAagaggagctgaggcccagagtgaTCTCAGAAACATACCCACCTTGAACACAACCATCCTCAAATCtcatagtttgttttttaaaagcaggatttttttttcctgacataaaaataatatttgccttCTTGTGGTgaatacagaaaagcacaaagaagtaaACAGCTCCCATTATCCCACCACCTAGAGATGACTATTATTAACATCTCATCATTCATCTCAGGAATTCTTTCAGGTGTAGTTTTTACTAGTTGAGGTtgtatttctttgctattttgcattctaatttttttgaTTCTATATTATAACATGCGCATTTTATGACATCATTAAAAACTCCTCTTagacattattttactttataatatttattgaacgctGTGTGCCCAATGCTTCCAGACACCAGGAGTATGATGGTGAGTATGTGGTCTTTGACATCAAGGGAGACTCATATATGCTTATATAATTAcaaaactggggccggccctgtggccaagtggttaagtgcacgagctctgctttggcggcccagggttttgccggttggatcctgggcgtggacgtggcactgctcatcaggccatgctgaggtggcatcccacatagcgcaaccagaaggacctaccactagaatatacaactatgtactggggggttttggcaagaagaaggggaaagaaaaaagaagattggcaagagatgttagctcaggtgccaatctttaaaaaaaaaaattacaaaactgatGAGGGCTCTGAAAGAAAACACTAGGAGCTCGATATGAGAAATCTGTTCCAGACTTGGGAGAGGGGTAAgaggagggtcagggaaggcttccccaAGGAAGTCACGTTTGCTCTCTGACGACTGAGTAGAAGAGCACACAGCCCACATGCTGCTCCAAGGAGTGGCCTGCCCTGTGTTGGCTGATGGATCTTTCTCTGAAAGGTTGGACCTTGGAGATCCAAACATGTTTATAATATGCAAACAGGGTTCTGAGACCAGGTCAGTGCTTTGTAAAGACAGCTTTTGCAAATAAAAGGCTAAATAGCAGCATAATTCACACGGTTCCAAACTTGGCTACTTATTCTCCCTGACCGAGGTAGAATGCTCATCCACAGAACATGCCTTCAGTCTGGTGTTTCTACCGTGATCTTCTCACACATGCACCTGAGGCACTGCAGTGGGATACTCTGGGTGGTGGATCCTGGAGGCGAATGGAGAGGGGTCAGCTAGTTGCCTCCTTGGTCCTCTCACTCTAAGCCCCCAGAGTCCTCTGCCAGTCCCTTGACTTGAGGCTGCTCCCCACATTTGTAGCATGACCCTCTATGTGGAAGTAGCCTGCAATGGCCTCCTGGGGGCCGGTAAGGGAACCATGATTGCAGCCCCTGACCCAGAGAAGATGTTCCAAGTGAGCCGGGCTGAGCTGGCCGTGTTCCACCAAGATGTCCACAAGCTCTTGGTGGATCTGGAGCTGCTGCTGGGCATGGCCAAGGTACtggacacccccaccccacccggtCACTTTCCAGAGCCCTGCTGCAGAGAGATTGTTTCTTGGGTCAGATAGTTTGGACTCTGGGGATCCAGAATAGTGAGTGTTTCTGCCTGCCTGAGTGTTGAGAGGATTTCCCTATGTGAAAGGGAGGAGGTAGACAGTACTGAGCAGCGGGACCAGCAGGAGCAAAaggttggaggtggggaggagctcTGCTGAGAACCCTTGAGAGATCAGCCAGGGCCTAGTTTTGTAGACTCTGCTTGCTCGAGACAGGGATTAAGGGGCAGAACCCTCCTGCAGGGCCTCGGGGAAGACAACCAGCGCAGCTTCCAGGCCCTATACACAGCCAACCAGATCGTGAACGTGTGTGACCCTGCCCAGCCTGAGACCTTCCCAgtggcccaggccctggcctccAAGTTCTTTGGCCAACGTGGAGGTGAAAGCCAACATACCATCCACGCCATGGGGCACTGTCACATTGATACAGGTAGGGCAGCAGCTGGCCAGGTtagctgggggaggcaggagtgCCCTTGAAGCCCTGGCTGTGCCCTGGAAGCACTGTGTGATCCTCAGCAAGTTCTTGCTCCTCTTGGACCTCagttttccccatctgtaaaatggggcaaggGGACTGGACTGTGGGCTTTGCTAGGTGtggcttcatttattctttcaacaaaatcTGATGCCCCATGTGGCCCCATGGTAGATAATAGAGGGTAGGATTATAGAGACTGATGATCACAAAATAGGCAGGCACAGTTGGTGCCACGATGGAGGGAAGTATAGGGGTCTGGAGAGCCCAGAAGAGGCGCTTAACCCAGCTGGGTCAGGGGGATTCAAGagaggcttcatggaggaggtgacctTTGAACTGAGTGCGGATAGAGTAAGAGTTTGACATGGGTGTCAAGTCCTCAGAGAAGAGTGACATGGGAGTTACTGAGATGGGAGCTCAAAGTGCAGGTGGAGGTTTCCTGGGGAGGATCAGGAGTTCAGATTTGAACCTGATGAGTTTGCAGTACCTATGAGGCTTATGGGAAATgcacatttttaacaagctccccaagGTATTGAATCTGATGCAGCTAAAGTTTTTGAGCCACAAGAACAAGGGCTTTCTCTGATGTGCCAAGGCTGAGTGGGTAGGTCTGGGGGGAACTCCAGGCTGGTaaggaaggaactgaggcctaGAGGTCAGGAGAGGCTATTGTGTCTCACTCAGGATGGCTGGCTCAGGCAGCCCCATCTGTTCTGGGATATGCATCGTGTGTGCAGGGGAAGAGTTAACCCCTGCTGCCTCTTACAGGATCTTCTCTGGAGATATCTAAACTTCAGGGTGAGGCTAttccagggcctggggcctccATCTGCTGAGCTGTAAAATTGACCTGATAGCCCTGTGGGtctcctttccccaccctctcctcccaccttgcAGGAGTGACTTGAAGTGACAGCTCTGGAGGGATGCCACGGGGCTTTACAGGGAAAAGGGCCTAGGATGGGAGGAAAGCTGGGATGACCCTCTGGAGGCCCAGGCTTGGCCTGGTTGGAGTGCTGGGAGGCAGGGGTGAGGTTGGAGATCTGTGAGGAGCTGGGGACCTTGCTGCTCACCCTCCACCCTTTATCTCCACCCTCTTCCCTGTCTAGCCTGGCTTTGGCCCTTCAAAGAAACTGTGCGGAAATGTGCCCGGAGCTGGGTGACAGCCGTGCAGCTGATGGAGCAGAACCCTGAGTTCATCTTTGTCTGCTCCCAGGTCAGAGGGACAGCTGTGTGGGGGCACCTGAAGCCCAACAGGTCTGAGGGTGAGGGTCCGAGGGCTTCTCAGGCCTGAGGGTCATGGCTCTGCCCTACCCTCAGCTGCCCACTGGGCCCCAGATACTCAGCCCTGGGTGGGGTCCTCATCACTCCTGgcccagctcccaccccacctgccccacAGGCACAGCAGCTCGAGTGGGTGAAGAGCCACTACCCTGGGCTGCATGCCCAGCTCCAGGAGTTCGCCTGCCGTGGGCAGTTTGTGCCTGTGGGGGGCACCTGGGTGGAGATGGTAAGTGCAGTCTGCACCCCCTCAGCCTCAGGCCATAGCGTCATGGCCTTCCCTCCTCAGTTTTGCCCTTTGCCTCCGTTTTGTGGCAGCCCTTATTAGTCCCTGGAATCCTAAGGCCTGGGATGCCAAGGGGGAAGAGGGTCTTAAGCATGTGACAGGCTATCTGCATGACCCAGTCCCGGGAACTTCCCCTCTGGCACACAGACAGTCCTGCCTGAAATAAGGAGATGGATACTGCCTTGGCACATGGCGGTAGCCCATGTCAGGCTTCTGGCTTCTCctgatggggtggggtgggcctgAGTTCCTGCCTGTTCGCCGGCTGATGCTGACCCCGAGCACTTCCCTCTTCCCTCGTTGCCAGGATGGGAACCTTCCCAGTGGagaggccatggtgaggcagttCCTGCAGGGCCAGAACTTCTTCCTGCAGGAGTTTGGGAAGATGTGCTCCGAGGTAGGCTGGGAGCTGCTGCACCTGTAGGCAGACGGGGCTGGAGCTTGTCGTGTGTGATGAGGGGCTAAGGCTGTGGCTGCTCTGCCAAGAGTCCTGGTTCCCATGCCCCAGAGGCCCTTTTCCCCACAGTTCTGGCTGCCAGATACGTTTGGCTACTCAGCGCAGCTCCCCCAGATCATGCGCAGCTGTGGCATCCGGCACTTCCTGACCCAAAAGCTGAGCTGGAACTTGGTGAACTCCTTTCCGGTAAGCAGGCCCCAGGGGGTCAGAGTCAGAGTGGGCCTGGGTCCCCACCTGGCCCATTCACCTTTCCCCAGGCTTATTGTGGGGTCCCGAACAGACCACCCAACCTCCCCCAGAGAGGACATGCCTGCCCCAGGGTCACACACCAGGCAGGGGCAGGTCTGGAGGGCTCAGTTCTGCCTCAGCCCTGGCTctggcctctctcctctgcccctgtCTCCCTGACTGCAGCATCATACCTTTTTCTGGGAGGGGCTGGATGGCTCTCGTGTGCTGGCCCACTTCCCACCTGGTGACTCATATGGAATGCAGGGCAGtgtggaggaggtgagagagcaCCTAGTAGCTGAGGTAGGGGGGTCAGGGTGGAGAGGCTGGGTATCCTGTCCTAGGCTGACCCATGCTGACCTGTCCCTGCCTGTCCAGGTGCTGAAGACCGTGACCAAAAATCAGGACAAAGGGCGGACCAACCACAGtgcttttctctttggctttggGGATGGAGGTGGCGGCCCCACCCAGACCATGGTGGACCGCTTGAAGCGGCTGCGCAATACAGATGGGCTGCCCAGGTCAGGCTAGCCTGCCAGCAGCCCTCCGTGCTCACTCAgtcctgcccccagcccttgcCTTGAGCCCTTCTTTCTGCTCAGCCACTGGGCCCAATCCCTCCACTGGGCCTTCTTCTGCTCCAATCCTGGACCATGGGCTCCTCCCAACttctgcctgggggtgggggtggggaaaaagCTGAGCGTGGGAAGGGACCTAAACCTACCAGAGAGAGAACTCTCTTGGGGTGTCCAGAACTGGCTTTGTGTGGAAAGGGAGCTTTCTGGGGTGGCTCCTTTCTGTCGCGGCTGAATCTCTTGTCCACTCTGGCGTGGAGGAAGGGTGAGCCATGTGGCCCCTCAAGGCTGGGAGACCCAGGCCGATGGTATCCCTCAGAGTGCAGCTGTCTTCTCCGGGGCAACTCTTCTCAGCGCTGGAGAGCGACTCGGGGCAGCTGTGCACATGGGTCGGGGAGCTCTTCCTGGAGCTGCACAATGGCACCTATACCACCCATGCCCAGGTCAGGAACTGGTCGCCCAGCTGAGCAGGGAGGGTGTGCCCTTGATCTGcagagggtcagagaaggaagcaggggtcAGAGCCTGCCCAGACCTGGGGAAGAGGCTTGTGTTCCAAGGAGGAGCTGAGAGGAGAGAAGTGCAAGAGCTGGGTGGGTCAGGAGCCTGGAGGAGCCAGGACTGAGGATCCCTGAAGGAGGAGGGGCTTGgaatgaggggagaggaggaaggcattTGGGACAGGTCCCCCACGAGAAGCTTTAACCAGGAGGCCCTGAGGAACCATCAGGGGTTCTGAGGCAGGGAGGGCTTTGGAAGGTGTCCTGGGATGCTTGAACAGACTCTAGACTGATAACCCCCACCCTGGGCTCAGATCAAGAAGGGGAACCGGGAATGTGAGCGGATCCTGCACGACGTGGAGCTGCTCagcagcctggccctggcccGAAGTGCCCACTTCCTATACCCGGCAGCCCAGCTGCAGGACCTCTGGAGGTCAGCCCAGCTTCTGCCTCCTGCCACCCACCTGACCTCACCCCAGACACCTCTGTGGCTGCCCCtcccagccttccttcctcccaccctcctggccttccccatccctgcccttcgCCCCTGCAGGCTCCTGCTCCTGAACCAGTTCCATGACGTGGTGACTGGAAGCTGCATCCAGCTGGTGGCGGAGGAAGCCATGTGCCACTATGAAGGTTAGGCTCATGACATTCCCATTGCTCTCTCTAACACCCAGGGCCGAGCCCAGGGTGTCCCCTGTGGGGGACTCAGGGGTCATCCCAGGCCCATTGCCCACCCATGACTGACTAGTCTTTCCTTAGACATCCGTTCCCATGGCAACACATTGCTCAGTGCTGCAGCCGCCGCCCTGTGTGCTGGAGAGCCAGGTCCCAAGGGCCTCCTCATTGTCAACACACTGCCCTGGAAGCGCACTGAAGTGTTggccctgcccaggcctggcGGGGCCCACAGCCTAGGTATGAGCTGGGAGAAGGGCTGCCCTGCAGCAGGAGGGAGCAAGGCCAGACTGAGAGGTGGAGATACTTCCCTGGGGATCTTTGCCCTGGGGTGCCCCAGGCTGGAGAGTAGCATCCACTCTGGCTGGAGAGTAGTAGTAGTATCCACTCTCAATGCCCTCACCCCCCAAGCGAGGCTCATGGAAGGTCAGGGAGGCTGCACTGATGCCCAGGCCTCATTCCCAGCCCTGGTGACAGTACCCAGCATGGGCTatgctcctgctcctgcccccacctcactgcagcccctgctgccccaGCAGCCTGTGTTCGTGGTGCAAGAGGTAAGTACTGGCACATCCCATGGGGGCCAGGGGATGTCCTGGGCTGACCTTAACAACAGGGGAGTTCTGAGCTCCCTAGCCTGAAACAAGTGGTCAGGCAGGgccggggctggggtggggtgctgTTGGTTGTGGAAAGACCCTGCAGACTCAGCTTCAAGGCCCCCTCCCACCAAGACTGATGGTTCTGTGACTCTGGACAACGGCATCATCCGGGTGAGGCTGGACCCGACTGGCTGCCTG harbors:
- the MAN2C1 gene encoding alpha-mannosidase 2C1 isoform X5; protein product: MTLYVEVACNGLLGAGKGTMIAAPDPEKMFQVSRAELAVFHQDVHKLLVDLELLLGMAKGLGEDNQRSFQALYTANQIVNVCDPAQPETFPVAQALASKFFGQRGGESQHTIHAMGHCHIDTAWLWPFKETVRKCARSWVTAVQLMEQNPEFIFVCSQAQQLEWVKSHYPGLHAQLQEFACRGQFVPVGGTWVEMDGNLPSGEAMVRQFLQGQNFFLQEFGKMCSEFWLPDTFGYSAQLPQIMRSCGIRHFLTQKLSWNLVNSFPGLDGSRVLAHFPPGDSYGMQGSVEEVLKTVTKNQDKGRTNHSAFLFGFGDGGGGPTQTMVDRLKRLRNTDGLPRVQLSSPGQLFSALESDSGQLCTWVGELFLELHNGTYTTHAQIKKGNRECERILHDVELLSSLALARSAHFLYPAAQLQDLWRLLLLNQFHDVVTGSCIQLVAEEAMCHYEDIRSHGNTLLSAAAAALCAGEPGPKGLLIVNTLPWKRTEVLALPRPGGAHSLALVTVPSMGYAPAPAPTSLQPLLPQQPVFVVQETDGSVTLDNGIIRVRLDPTGCLTSLVLVASGREAIAEGTVGNQFVLFDDVPLYWDAWDVMDYHLETRKPVLGQAGTLAVGTEGGVRGSAWFLLQISANSRLSQEVVLDVGCPYVRFHTEVHWHEAHKFLKVEFPARVRSPQATYEVQFGHLQRPTHYNTSWDWARFEVWAHRWMDLSEHGFGLALLNDSKYGASVRGSVLSLSLLRAPKAPDATADMGRHEFTYALMPHEGSFQDAGVIRAAYSVNFPLLALPTPGPAPAAAWSAFSVSSPAVVLETVKQAETSPQGRTLVLRLYEAHGSHVDCWLHTSLPVQEAVLCDLLERRDPAGHLPLRDARLKLTFSPFQVRSLLLVLQPPPN